Proteins encoded in a region of the Syngnathus typhle isolate RoL2023-S1 ecotype Sweden linkage group LG20, RoL_Styp_1.0, whole genome shotgun sequence genome:
- the oscp1a gene encoding protein OSCP1a — MSMRTLPLVFINLGGEMLYILDQRLHAQNTSEDKSEKAAGVWSDHDRQRVMNDIVGTMFSKAFMDELLKPQLLYSHRTLKVVLTRLAHVSIMRLNTVSMEKLYDLILMAFKYQVFQCPRPKDLLLISYNHIDSIREYVKDTPAVVNKVDETHRKIIEIYSSMTAGEFQLLRQTLLTFLQDTHIRVSIFLQNKIQNPNGRFALLTSGPVPHGLDVPGVIRILDKKGREMRQSRFQSGGSYSRPIKDASFGLRGNRVIKLGMNMYSVNLGGESSKGPSVKNLEDASPNPMAKEELNLLARLMGTVEIENVSGSETGFQINLLAAVQEKDEGGASGGAEESFEVMNIQALKDEKSSTQLAQIARLFVEQEKTPENVNSDKGDDLLSMMDDLESL; from the exons ATGTCGATGAGAACTCTCCCCTTGGTTTTTATTAACCTTGGAGGCGAGATGCTTTACATACTGGACCAACGTCTGCACGCTCAGAACACCTCTGAGGACAAATCTGAGAAAG CTGCAGGAGTATGGTCTGATCATGACAGACAACGAG TGATGAACGACATTGTGGGGACCATGTTCAGCAAAGCCTTCATGGATGAACTTCTGAAACCTCAGCTGCTTTATTCACACAGGACATTGAAAGTCGTCCTAACTCGCTTGGCGCACGTCTCCATTATGAGATTAAACACAGTCAGCATGGAGAAG CTCTACGATCTGATACTCATGGCCTTCAAGTATCAAGTCTTCCAGTGTCCGCGTCCTAaggacctgctgctcatctcaTATAATCACATCGACAGCATCAGAGAATATGTGAAGGACACTCCTGCCGTTGTAAACAAAGTGGACGAGACTCACAGAAAAATCATCGAG ATATACTCGTCCATGACTGCAGGTGAATTCCAGCTTCTCCGACAAACGCTGCTCACATTCTTACAGGACACGCACATCCGC gtgtccattttcctccaaaacaaaatccaaaatCCCAATGGACGTTTCGCCTTGTTAACATCTGGCCCGGTGCCTCACGGACTGGACGTTCCTGGGGTCATTAG GATATTGGACAAAAAGGGACGGGAAATGCGACAGAGCCGTTTCCAATCGGGAGGGAGCTACAGTCGCCCTATAAAAGACGCATCGTTTGGCCTACGTGGAAACCGAGTCATCAAACTGGGCATGAACAT GTATAGTGTAAATCTGGGAGGAGAATCATCCAAAGGTCCCTCAGTGAAG AACCTGGAAGATGCCTCTCCCAACCCGATGGCTAAAGAAGAGCTCAATCTACTGGCCCGCCTGATGGGGACTGTTGAGATTGAGAACGTATCTGGTTCTGAAACGGGATTTCAGATCAACCTGCTCGCCGCTGTTCAAGAAAAGGATGAGGG GGGAGCTTCAGGAGGAGCCGAGGAGTCATTTGAAGTGATGAATATACAAGCCCTGAAG GATGAAAAGTCCTCAACTCAGCTGGCTCAAATTGCCAGACTTTTTGTAGAGCAAGAGAAGACCCCAGAAAATGTAAACAGCGACAAGGGCGATGACCTGCTGTCTATGATGGATGACCTTGAGTCCTTGTGA
- the zc3h12ab gene encoding endoribonuclease ZC3H12A, whose protein sequence is MEPTGFSPEEPESSLSRGHLEAQLDFFHKLGYSTQQVKAVLKKYGPNTDRNKVLGELVRMKADLRAQQGPVTTLSVPLTKDDNQVAESQKLLLASQKGGSDDENALRPIVIDGSNVAMSHGNKEVFSCMGIQLAVDFFLKRGHTTITVFVPSWRKEQPRPDVPISDQKILADLEKKKYLTFTPSRRVGHKRVVCNDDKFIVQLAFDTGGVIVSNDVYRDLQMDKPEWKTCIEERLLMYSFVNDKFMVPDDPLGRDGPNLDNYLRWSPKTSPKLPCPYGKKCTYGLKCKYLHPGRAKQSNCLLADELRENAKLAPAVPKSSVRSPVPVQSCSLVEDVARKLSLGLEKGSLKKDKATHCSRQKTSCKKGKSSLGSSDHSSHKQLDSGIGSIESQSAEAQQAYSLGATSGSSHSMPTSHPRSAPSRCCQHDSASWPMFQNQHLRHSVRSAHRHSADVTPADSPCQTAYGEERKATRTKLLAIFSADLVDAAMNMFPLVVDPQMLAAEIIMMQSHNKIRNC, encoded by the exons ATGGAGCCCACTGGGTTTTCTCCAGAAGAGCCTGAGTCCTCTCTGAGCCGTGGCCACCTTGAGGCCCAGCTGGACTTCTTCCATAAGTTAGGTTACTCCACGCAGCAGGTCAAAGCCGTGCTCAAGAAATACGGCCCCAACACGGACCGAAATAAAGTTCTCGGAGAGCTGGTACGGATGAAAGCCGACCTGAGGGCCCAGCAGGGGCCCGTGACCACTTTGTCGGTGCCGCTTACCAAAGATGACAACCAGGTCGCAGAATCGCAGAAGTTGCTGCTTGCTTCTCAAAAAGGGGGCAGCGATGATGAAAATGCTCTGAGGCCCATTGTCATAGACGGGAGCAATGTAGCCATGAG CCACGGGAACAAGGAAGTGTTCTCTTGCATGGGAATCCAGTTGGCGGTGGATTTCTTTTTGAAGCGAGGCCACACCACCATCACCGTGTTTGTTCCATCCTGGAGGAAAGAGCAGCCGAGACCCGATGTTCCGATCTCAG ATCAAAAAATTCTAGCAGATCTGGAAAAGAAGAAGTACCTGACGTTCACGCCGTCACGCCGCGTGGGGCACAAGCGGGTGGTCTGCAACGACGACAAGTTCATCGTTCAGCTGGCCTTCGACACCGGCGGCGTCATCGTGTCCAACGACGTCTACCGTGACCTCCAGATGGACAAGCCCGAGTGGAAGACTTGCATCGAGGAGAGGCTGCTTATGTACTCCTTTGTGAATGATAA GTTCATGGTTCCCGATGACCCACTTGGCCGAGATGGTCCCAACCTGGACAACTACTTGCGATGGTCTCCGAAGACTTCCCCAAAACTTCCGTGCCCTTACG GAAAGAAATGTACCTACGGACTCAAATGCAAATACCTCCACCCTGGGCGAGCCAAGCAGTCCAATTGCTTGCTCGCAGATGAACTTCGAGAAAACGCCAAGCTCGCCCCCGCCGTTCCCAAATCATCCGTCAGAAGTCCCGTCCCCGTCCAGAGCTGCTCATTAGTCGAAGATGTGGCAAGGAAATTAAGTCTGGGACTTGAGAAAGGCTCCTTGAAAAAAGACAAAGCGACTCACTGTTCGAGGCAGAAGACCTCGTGTAAAAAGGGAAAGAGCAGTTTGGGTTCTTCTGATCACAGCTCTCATAAGCAGCTCGATTCTGGTATCGGTTCTATCGAGAGTCAATCGGCGGAGGCTCAACAGGCTTACTCTCTTGGAGCAACATCTGGCAGTTCCCATTCCATGCCGACGTCCCATCCTCGGAGCGCACCGAGCCGCTGCTGCCAACACGACTCCGCCTCATGGCCAATGTTCCAAAACCAGCATCTCCGTCACAGCGTCAGGTCAGCGCATCGGCACAGCGCCGACGTGACGCCCGCGGACTCGCCATGCCAGACCGCCTACGGGGAGGAGAGGAAAGCCACACGTACGAAGCTCCTCGCTATCTTCAGTGCCGACTTGGTGGACGCGGCCATGAACATGTTTCCGCTTGTGGTGGACCCTCAGATGTTGGCTGCTGAGATCATCATGATGCAGAGTCACAATAAGATAAGAAACTGTTAA
- the smim13 gene encoding small integral membrane protein 13, translated as MWQSVGLTLLVIVATLFCVLIFMLCGWYVVWQLFLSKFKFLRELVGDAAAPRAQAQPSESENERAADVPARNRPGTARQRVAFPESTL; from the exons ATGTGGCAAAGTGTCGGGCTCACATTGCTGGTCATTGTGGCCACGCTTTTTTGTGTTCTTATCTTCATGTTGTGCG GTTGGTATGTGGTCTGGCAGCTCTTCTTGTCCAAATTCAAGTTCCTGCGCGAGCTCGTCGGGGACGCAGCCGCCCCGCGGGCGCAAGCGCAGCCGTCCGAAAGCGAGAACgaacgcgccgctgacgtcccCGCACGCAACCGTCCCGGGACTGCACGCCAAAGAGTCGCTTTCCCGGAGAGCACCTTGTAG
- the nedd9 gene encoding enhancer of filamentation 1 has product MKYKNLMAKALYDNMPESPEELAFRKGDILTVIEQNTGGLEGWWLCSLHGRQGIAPGNRLKLLIGPKFEAQSPAAATAQSPHQQKAGSGAQGLYPSPQQQVYQVPSGQDVYQVPPRSTLAADNTLSKVVTPTRVGQTYTYSPGQHNQQDLYDVPPIRSQGVYDVPPGQMLGSPYPGQHGAGRNQDIYDVPPSQVDLRTQGQDVYDVPPSSQAVYSVPPCRATPAQQEGTYDFPQPLKQMQEGIYDVPPPKSTHDPQSVYDFPSSMEPAGHQHQQNSNEGIYDVPPTALLSVGAVSPSDVYDIPRGMQLSQHRSLPADRDKGVYDVPVQESRAVADVTDGVNRLSFSSTGSTRSSMSTSSSSTAASSEGRLALDVDTAVQRLYRLQQAVEVSVGDLHSMAASPHWRTFPFMERHANDVRAVLDRVRVGLGDFLVFGKGAAANATALSDSTLHSKLRRQLGRLEDSQQILLQIHQILENNGWALNMLATAAKHHNKSDELDRFVMVSRTVPDDAKQLASTIGNAAELLFRRTHMEGSFSGGSTPDDNNMRHPLTSPSSESDIYGGKTKPFPVSSSQDKDNMNHSEKCVKSWMEDYDYVHLQGKEDFERQQKELLEKENIIKQNQAQLGQEQINQFKKLEQEVIKPVENDISQWMPHQHPGRTATPHTETPPPPPSTRTCTRDRQLLGFYSEQCEQHFVTLLSAVDAFFSCVSGGQPPRIFVAHSKFVILSAHKLVFIGDTLSRQAAAPEVANRVMNSSNVLCDLLKTVVGATKAAALNYPNPSAIQEMVDRVTDLSHHAQQFKEQLLQMAKW; this is encoded by the exons ATGAAATATAAA AACCTGATGGCTAAAGCGTTGTACGACAACATGCCCGAGTCCCCGGAGGAGCTGGCCTTCCGCAAAGGGGACATCCTAACTGTTATTGAACAGAACACCGGCGGATTGGAGGGCTGGTGGCTCTGCTCCCTGCACGGTCGGCAAGGCATCGCCCCCGGCAACCGCCTCAAGCTGCTCATCGGGCCGAAGTTTGAGGCCCAGTCGccggccgccgccaccgcccagTCGCCTCACCAGCAGAAGGCCGGCTCGGGGGCTCAGGGGCTGTACCCGAGTCCACAGCAGCAGGTCTACCAGGTGCCCTCTGGACAAGATGTCTATCAAGTGCCGCCGAGGAGCACACTCGCTGCTGATAACACGCTGAGCAAG GTGGTGACCCCCACCAGAGTGGGACAGACGTACACCTACAGCCCAGGCCAGCACAACCAACAGGACCTCTATGATGTCCCACCCATTCGATCACAGGGG GTTTATGATGTTCCACCAGGTCAGATGTTAGGCTCGCCCTACCCCGGACAGCACGGAGCAGGACGGAACCAAGATATCTACGACGTCCCCCCATCTCAAGTGGACCTCAGGACACAAGGACAAGATGTTTACGACGTCCCTCCTTCTTCACAAGCG GTGTACTCGGTGCCACCCTGCAGAGCCACGCCCGCCCAGCAGGAGGGCACGTACGATTTCCCGCAGCCTCTCAAACAGATGCAGGAGGGCATCTATGACGTCCCTCCGCCCAAAAGCACGCACGACCCTCAGTCCGTTTACGACTTCCCCTCCAGCATGGAGCCGGCCGGCCATCAGCATCAACAGAACAGTAACGAGGGCATCTACGACGTCCCCCCGACGGCCCTGCTGTCCGTCGGGGCGGTCTCGCCCAGCGACGTCTACGACATCCCGAGGGGCATGCAGCTCTCCCAGCATAGAAGCTTGCCCGCCGACAGGGACAAGGGCGTGTACGACGTCCCCGTCCAGGAGTCCCGAGCCGTAGCCGACGTGACCGATGGCGTCAACCGCTTGTCGTTCTCCAGCACGGGCAGCACGCGGAGCAGCATGTCCACGTCGTCCTCCTCCACGGCCGCCAGCTCGGAAGGCCGCTTGGCTTTGGATGTGGACACCGCCGTGCAGAGGTTGTACCGTCTGCAGCAGGCCGTGGAGGTCTCGGTCGGGGATTTGCATTCCATGGCGGCGTCTCCTCACTGGAGGACTTTTCCTTTCATGGAGCGCCACGCCAACGACGTCCGTGCGGTGCTGGATAGGGTCCGAGTAGGTCTGGGGGACTTTCTCGTCTTCGGGAAAGGAGCGGCGGCCAACGCCACGGCGCTTTCCGATTCCACCCTTCACAGCAAGCTGAGGAGGCAACTGGGACGGCTGGAGGACTCGCAGCAGATCCTCCTGCAGATCCATCAGATCTTGGAGAACAACGGCTGGGCGCTGAACATGTTGGCCACCGCCGCCAAGCACCACAACAAGAGCGACGAGCTGGATCGCTTCGTTATGGTCTCCAGAACGGTGCCGGATGACGCTAAGCAGCTGGCCTCCACGATAGGCAACGCCGCCGAGCTGCTGTTCCGACGGACGCACATGGAGGGGTCCTTCTCGGGCGGGAGCACGCCCGACGATAACAACATGAGACACCCGCTAACGTCGCCGTCCTCGGAGAGCGACATTTACGGCGGGAAGACCAAACCCTTCCCGGTGTCCTCCAGCCAAGACAAGGACAACATGAACCATAGCGAGAAATGTGTTAAAAGCTGGATGGAAGACTACGACTACGTACATCTTCAG GGCAAAGAAGATTTTGAGCGTCAGCAGAAGGAGCTGCTGGAGAAAGAAAATATCATCAAGCAGAATCAAGCTCAACTGGGTCAGGAACAG ATCAACCAGTTCAAGAAGCTGGAGCAGGAAGTGATCAAACCAGTGGAGAACGATATCTCTCAATGGATGCCTCACCAACACCCGGGGAGGACGGCGACCCCCCACACCGAGACgccgcccccacccccctccacgCGCACGTGCACCCGGGACCGCCAGCTTCTGGGTTTCTACTCGGAGCAATGCGAGCAGCACTTTGTCACGCTCCTCAGCGCCGTGGACGCCTTCTTCAGCTGCGTGAGCGGCGGGCAACCACCCCGCATCTTTGTGGCCCACAGTAAATTTGTCATCCTTAGCGCTCACAAACTGGTCTTCATCGGCGACACGCTGTCCCGGCAGGCCGCCGCTCCCGAGGTGGCCAACCGGGTGATGAACTCCAGTAACGTGTTATGTGACTTGTTAAAAACGGTGGTGGGCGCCACCAAAGCGGCGGCACTCAACTACCCCAACCCATCCGCCATCCAGGAAATGGTGGACAGAGTCACTGATCTTTCACATCACGCACAACAATTCAAAGAACAATTGCTTCAAATGGCCAAAtggtga
- the tmem170b gene encoding transmembrane protein 170B — protein MPSFKAKHGYSIKEGENPGGGRNMSTNRDYSVNLSVQQVLSLWVQGTTLQHFAEMWYWVFLWCLFSSLFVHGVMGMLMFVMLQRHKWGRLIAVVLVSVGFLASLSGGVITSAAIAGVYRVAGKDMAPLEALLLGVGQTSLSVVISFSRILATL, from the exons ATGCCTTCGTTCAAAGCCAAGCACGGCTATTCAATAAAGGAGGGTGAGAACCCGGGCGGTGGCAGAAACATGTCAACAAACAGGGATTATTCCGTTAATCTATCGGTGCAGCAAGTGCTGAGTCTTTGGGTGCAAGGGACGACGTTGCAGCACTTTGCAG AAATGTGGTACTGGGTGTTCCTGTGGTGTCTTTTCTCCTCACTCTTCGTCCACGGGGTGATGGGGATGCTCATGTTCGTCATGCTGCAGCGCCACAAGTGGGGCCGTCTCATCGCCGTTGTGCTGGTCAGCGTGGGTTTCCTGGCCTCCCTCTCCGGAGGCGTCATCACCA GCGCAGCGATAGCGGGCGTGTACCGTGTGGCAGGGAAGGACATGGCACCCCTGGAGGCTCTGCTTCTCGGTGTGGGCCAAACCAGCCTCTCTGTCGTCATATCCTTCTCACGCATCCTGGCCACACTCTGA